In Aedes albopictus strain Foshan chromosome 3, AalbF5, whole genome shotgun sequence, the following are encoded in one genomic region:
- the LOC134290825 gene encoding uncharacterized protein K02A2.6-like produces MMIDPENVSVTDGIIHQNVQFFSPASYNLPHFKYKHLPASEVRNAWNQWIRWFESVMDAANVLDGASRKVQLLAMGGLELQSAYFGLPGAEDEPTDVDVDPYKAVKVKLQQHFSPKHHDSFERFLFWSMGPEESESIEKFASRVQQKAEKISFGKTEMESRHIAIIDKIIQYTADDLRQKLLEKENLTLDDTIKVVNAVKKSPLNHLSTSHSGVGRNPRCQRCGFNQHRQGERCPAVNKTCLRCGRVGHFRTVCHSTLASDAGSHERKRKPDFPKHGIPHQPKRSKRVYNVTEDVEVENLPVYNVGDDDDELIKCNVGGVGIFMLIDSGSKYNLIDDTTWELMKMRDVKITNERNDTDKRFLAYGRIPLKVLMAFDAELQIDDDNSLKTTTSFYVIEKGQQPLLGKVTAQKLGVLRIGLPTKTASVHLVDRPDKAFPKMKGIKLSIPVDQNVPPVIQPLRRCPIPLLEKVKSKIDELLEMDIIEKVTKPASWVSPLVPILKENGDLRLCIDMRRANQAIQRLNHPLPVFDDLIAKFRHAKFFTLLDIKQAFHQVEITESSRDITTFITNWGLYRYKRLLFGVNCAPELFQNLMESILAECPNIVVFIDDILIFGNTEAEHDAAVRKALTVLNRYGIMLNDHKCKFKQREVDFLGHRLSEKGISASADKVKSIVACRAPGTREELRSFLGLITYISRYAFFVIYVISYVAISNLKFDFELVII; encoded by the exons ATGATGATAGATCCGGAGAATGTCAGCGTTACCGATGGTATTATACATCAAAATGTGCAGTTTTTCAGTCCGGCATCGTATAACCTGCCGCATTTTAAATACAAACACCTGCCGGCATCGGAGGTTAGAAATGCGTGGAATCAATGGATCAGATGGTTCGAAAGTGTTATGGATGCAGCAAATGTACTGGATGGAGCAAGCCGAAAAGTCCAGCTTTTGGCCATGGGTGGACTAGAGCTGCAGTCCGCTTATTTTGGATTACCCGGGGCTGAAGATGAGCCAACAGACGTCGATGTTGATCCCTACAAAGCAGTTAAGGTAAAGCTTCAACAACACTTTTCACCCAAGCACCATGATAGCTTTGAGCGCTTTCTGTTTTGGTCCATGGGTCCAGAAGAGAGTGAGTCCATTGAGAAGTTTGCTTCGAGAGTGCAACAGAAGGCAGAGAAAATTTCTTTCGGTAAAACCGAAATGGAAAGTCGACACATAGCCATAATTGATAAAATCATACAATACACCGCTGACGATCtgcggcaaaaattgttggagaaGGAGAACCTCACTTTGGACGATACAATCAAGGTTGTGAACGC ggtgaagaaatcgccccttaatcATTTGAGCACTAGCCATTCCGGAGTAGGACGAAATCCCAGATGTCAACGTTGCGGTTTCAACCAACATCGTCAAGGGGAGCGGTGTCCAGCGGTGAACAAGACCTGCCTTCGCTGTGGGCGAGTAGGACATTTTCGCACAGTTTGTCATTCCACCCTTGCATCTGATGCG GGTTCCCATGAGCGTAAACGGAAGCCAGATTTTCCGAAACATGGCATTCCTCATCAACCTAAACGCTCAAAACGTGTCTACAATGTAACGGAAGATGTTGAGGTTGAAAATTTACCTGTGTACAATGTGGGAGACGATGATGATGAGCTTATAAAATGCAATGTGGGGGGAGTGGGAATCTTTATGCTAATCGATTCCGGCTCCAAATATAATCTGATTGACGACACAACTTGGGAGCTAATGAAAATGAGGGATGTTAAGATAACCAACGAGAGGAACGATACCGACAAGCGTTTCTTAGCTTATGGAAGGATTCCGTTGAAGGTCTTGATGGCGTTTGACGCAGAACTTCAAATTGACGATGACAACAGCTTGAAAACAACAACATCTTTCTACGTGATCGAAAAAGGGCAGCAACCGTTGTTAGGAAAAGTTACTGCTCAAAAGCTGGGCGTATTGCGGATTGGTCTTCCCACTAAGACGGCATCAGTTCATCTTGTTGATCGACCGGATAAAGCTTTTCCAAAAATGAAAGGTATCAAGTTGAGCATTCCAGTAGACCAAAACGTCCCTCCGGTTATCCAACCTCTGCGCCGTTGTCCTATTCCTCTGTTGGAAAAAGTCAAGTCTAAGATAGACGAGCTATTGGAAATGGACATAATTGAAAAGGTAACTAAACCTGCTTCTTGGGTTTCGCCACTCGTCCCAATCCTAAAAGAAAACGGAGATTTGCGACTATGCATAGACATGCGGCGAGCCAACCAGGCTATACAGAGATTGAACCATCCGTTGCCAGTGTTCGACGACCTGATTGCTAAATTTCGGCACGCGAAATTTTTCACACTACTGGATATAAAACAAGCCTTCCATCAGGTCGAGATCACAGAAAGCAGTCGTGACATCACAACTTTCATCACCAATTGGGGGCTCTATCGGTACAAAAGACTATTATTCGGCGTCAACTGCGCACCAGAACTCTTCCAAAACCTGATGGAGAGCATTCTAGCCGAGTGTCCAAATATTGTCGTGTTCATAGATGACATACTCATTTTTGGCAACACCGAAGCTGAACACGATGCTGCTGTGAGAAAGGCCTTGACTGTGCTCAACCGGTACGGCATCATGCTGAACGATCATAAATGCAAATTCAAACAGCGAGAAGTCGATTTTCTGGGTCACCGACTATCGGAAAAAGGAATATCAGCTAGCGCAGACAAAGTGAAATCGATTGTGGCTTGCAGAGCACCAGGAACCAGGGAAGAACTGCGAAGTTTTCTAGGGCTCATCACCTACATTTCAAGGTATGCTTTCTTTGTAATTTATGTTATATCTTATGTTGCAATATCGAACCTTAAATTTGATTTTGAATTGGTTATTATATAA
- the LOC109623298 gene encoding PSME3-interacting protein has protein sequence MSSGFVTEAELAEARRIRQEEWEKVRTADQPMEAPEEEYDSRSLFERLQEQKQKKDLEYEEAHKLKNMIKGLDDDEVEFLDLVDKNKMNAERKAQLEEAKEMNEFRQKVASLQEKRMDEQIQQQISKPKPVKAPIVSNRLSQKKILAGVVVPKRKREEETVVKPAEQTATNGEKKGSIPSEAVTPTGSNTDDMAKPENCTSSSSNKKLKSGAMQVIGILPGLGSYRESTDSEESSSDCDCDAGHYDWVGRKITKKVEEK, from the exons ATGAGCAGTGGATTCGTGACCGAAGCGGAACTAGCCGAAGCCAGACGCATCCGGCAGGAAGAATGGGAAAAGGTCCGCACAGCAGACCAACCGATGG AGGCACCGGAAGAGGAATACGATTCCCGCTCGCTTTTCGAACGGCTGCAGGAACAGAAACAGAAAAAGGACCTCGAGTACGAGGAAGCGCACAAGCTTA AAAACATGATCAAAGGGCTGGACGATGACGAGGTGGAATTCCTCGATCTGGTGGACAAGAACAAGATGAACGCCGAACGGAAGGCACAGCTGGAGGAGGCCAAAGAAATGAACGAGTTCCGACAGAAGGTGGCCTCGCTGCAGGAAAAGCGAATGGATGAG CAAATTCAACAGCAGATATCGAAACCGAAGCCAGTCAAAGCCCCGATCGTGTCCAACCGATTGTCACAGAAAAAGATCCTTGCCGGGGTGGTTGTCCCAAAGCGAAAGCGTGAGGAAGAAACGGTTGTCAAACCAGCAGAACAAACCGCAACAAATGGGGAGAAGAAGGGCAGTATCCCGTCAGAAGCGGTCACGCCCACTGGAAGTAACACAGACGACATGGCCAAGCCTGAAAATTGCAcatccagcagcagcaacaaaaaaTTGAAGAGCGGTGCTATGCAGGTCATTGGCATCTTGCCGGGGTTGGGATCCTATCGGGAGTCGACCGATTCGGAGGAAAGCAGCAGCGATTGCGACTGCGATGCCGGTCACTACGATTGGGTTGGACGGAAGATTACCAAGAAGGTGGAAGAGAAGTAA